A region of the Candidatus Polarisedimenticolia bacterium genome:
TCAGGTTGATCAGGAGCTGCTCGAGCTGATCGCCGTCGGCGCCGATGGTCAGCGCCGGGCCGGGAGACAGCGCGATGGGGATGCGCGTCTCCAGCGACACGACGCGGCGCACCAGCGCGCCGAGATCCAGCGGCCGGATCTCGGGGCGCGGCAGCCGCGCCAGCCGGGCGTAGGCCTCCATGAAGCGGTTCAAAGCCTCGGAGCGCGCCGCGATGATCGCCAGGCCGCGGCGGAGGTCCTCTTCCCAGTCGGCGGGGCGCGGCTCGCGGCGCATCAGCGATTCCAGGCTGGCCGCGATGGAGCGGATGGGCGCCAGCGAGTTGTTCAGCTCGTGCCCCAGGACGCGGATGAGCCGCTGCCAGGCCTGCCGCTCTTCCTCGCGCAGGGCGCGGCTCACGTCGCTGATGACCAGCATCTCGAGCGGCAGCCCGCCCTGGCGGAAGCCGCTGCGGCGCGATTCCCAGCGTCCCGATCCGCCGGGAAAGGTGCGCTCCAGGATGCGGGGCGCCTCATCCCGCAGGAAATCCCCGAGGCCCAGCTCCTCGGCCGAGCGCCCCAGCAGCCGCTCGGCGGGGCGCGCCAGGATCTTCTCGCCGGCCCGGTTCACCAGGTGCAGTGTCTGGGCCTCATCGAAGGCAAACACCGCCACCTCGATCTCTTCCATGATCTTGCGAAGCAGCGCCGTCGCCTCGAGCGATTCCAGCCTCTGCCCGTGCAGCGTCTCTCCCAGGGCGTTCACCTCGAACATCACGTCGCCCAGCGCATCGCCGCGCGTCGCGCCGCGGGCGCGGATCGAGAAGTCCCCCTCGCGCAGGGCCGCAAGCAGGTTGGAGAGGGTCTGCAGCGGCATGACCACCTTGTTGCGCAGGGAGAAGGCGAAGCCGAGCCAGGAGAGCGCGATGAAGGTGATGAGCGTCCAGGTAACCTTGCCGGAGTAATCGCCGGACCACAGCAGTCCGAGCGCCGTCAGCGAGCCCCCGAGTCCCGCCAGCAGCGCCAGGAAGAGGACCCTGCGCTCGAAGGATGGACGAAATCGCCGCCGGCTCACAGCGCGTACCGCTGGATGCGCCGGTACAATGCGCTGCGCGACAAGCCGAGCGCCTGCGCCGCCTGCGTCACGTTGCCGCCGAACTTGGCGAGCGCCTTGCGGATGAGAGTGATCTCCACCTCCTCCAGGCTCATCTCCTCCAGTCGTCCCGGCGGCGGCGC
Encoded here:
- a CDS encoding ATP-binding protein; its protein translation is MSRRRFRPSFERRVLFLALLAGLGGSLTALGLLWSGDYSGKVTWTLITFIALSWLGFAFSLRNKVVMPLQTLSNLLAALREGDFSIRARGATRGDALGDVMFEVNALGETLHGQRLESLEATALLRKIMEEIEVAVFAFDEAQTLHLVNRAGEKILARPAERLLGRSAEELGLGDFLRDEAPRILERTFPGGSGRWESRRSGFRQGGLPLEMLVISDVSRALREEERQAWQRLIRVLGHELNNSLAPIRSIAASLESLMRREPRPADWEEDLRRGLAIIAARSEALNRFMEAYARLARLPRPEIRPLDLGALVRRVVSLETRIPIALSPGPALTIGADGDQLEQLLINLIRNAVDAALETHGRVRVGWNKTATHCEVWVDDEGPGLSNTSNLFVPFFTTKPGGSGIGLVLSRQIAEAHGGSLNVQNRQPPPGCQALLRLPLRPRLRGDATGS